One Takifugu flavidus isolate HTHZ2018 chromosome 3, ASM371156v2, whole genome shotgun sequence genomic window, GGTTAATTATCTGGCTACAGGTCGCTTAGGAAGGTAACTTTTTGCGCCAGTTAGCATTAATGGCGCAGTTCCAGCAGCCAGAAttataaaaatcaatttttaagatttaatttcaggttgttttctttaaatgatcAACTATTGACAATTTCTCGCTGCACATCGTCAAGTTAACACACCTTTAATCCTTATTTTGCATGAAATTTGGAAAAACACTAAAACTATAGAAGTCGTGTTACCCGGCGAGCTAATGTCCCTGGAAATGAGGTCGTTAACTTGTAAACTCCAAAGTGGAAACTTGAAAGCTTAATTAAAGagtgcagagaagaagaaaatggcaAATGGGGAGGTCCGAAAAAGTGAAAGAGGCAAaagaaactggaggaggaaagaacaGAGGGAAAGGACAAGGCCAAGGAAAAatttaggtgtgtgtgagagagagagagagaacatctGCCCATCTGTTTATACTTTTTTCTTCCCTGGTGTAAATGGCAGAAGGGATGAAGCccagctgtctctctctctctctcacactcacacacacacacacacacacacagtgttgggAATTCAGTAGGCAATAATAGAGAGAGACGGTTGCTAATTCAAACTAATGGAGGGCGATGAAGATGGATGAGAGAGGGAATGAGGGAACAGAGAGGTGCGGAGGGCGAGAGAGGCAGCTttacagggagagagagagaggagaggaagagtagaGTGATGAAAAGTGTTTTATTCTCCGGCATTTACTCCTGAAACTTCCAAAGTAAGTCGTATTGATGCAACAGAACAGTAAATATCTGCACGTGCTCCTCGCTGAGAGACCGTATCTGAACCATCTCAAAGGGACAGTTCGAcccaaaaataaacaggaagttggatACAGTTTCATAATTTTATCCCATCCTTCAAAAATTGAACAGCTGGTGTCTTAAGAAGTGCATCTCGGCAGCAACGCTAGCGTTTATTTGTGTCATTTGAGCCGTTTGAAGTCAAGTCTTTGTGCATCTGTCTGTCAGGAGGCAGCGAGTGCTCCTGGGATAAAGACCGTCTGACCAGCCCTCCAGCTGGGGCTCACAGCGGAGGTCCAgggggtggagcaggagcaccggcaggaggagcagctggaggaggaggtggcgcggcaacagcaggaggaggaggaggaggtggtgggagagGACCGGCAATCGGAGCTGTCAATCAACAGCAaatacagcaacagcagcagctcctggctAACAGTGAGTGCACACATTCACATGTAATCAGAGAtggaacacgcacacacacacacacacacacacacacacacacacacacacaccacacacacacacacacacacacacacacacacacacactctctgtgtgtttaaagTGGTGGCAATATTTGTTAATGTGCGCCATTTAATCTGTTCCCATCTTCTGTATTAACACTCTGTCTGGATTAATCAGCACACACTCTCCTTAATGACTCAATCTATcaagatctctctctctcacacacacacacacacagacaaacattcAGATGTCTTTTTCTTATTGCTGAAGCAATACATCTGTGCGCACACATGGTGGGTGACAAACACTCACATTGATTATTCCAACGCTTCAGTCATCACAACAACAATCAGTGTTATTGTTCCAgcgcagagtgtgtgtgcgcgtgtgtgtgtgtgtgagagagagagagagagtggcaaCTTGTATCATGAGTTTACAGCTGCGCTCTCCTTTAAAAATAGAAGCAGTTTCAAGGTCAAGGAGGGTCGGGGGTCAAGGTTTTGTCGGGTTCAGCTAATGAAACATTAGCGCTAAGCTAATGTTTAGGAACCAGCTGAGACATGATGGAAGCTGCAGGTACAGTAAGACGAGAACTGAAAGAAAGGATTCTAATGGCTGAAAGAACTGCCCTTTTGCCACTTGATTGCCCTTTTGACCCCGTGTTTTCCTCTTACtcttgcccccctccctctgcgTTGTCAACTTTTATTAGCCAGACATGTGACACCCAGATGACACCTTCTCTCCCTGAGTGAAGTTCAACAGGAGTTCAGACGGCGCCGTTCACGCTCCTCGCGTCGCCTTGACTAAATTAATTAGGACGTGTTTAATCTGACGCCGTCTGCAGAGGAGATCCGCTCAAATACCGGCTTCCCAAGTGGCTGATCTTCTCCCCGTCTCCCTCAGGGTTAGAACTGCCCTTCATGATGATGCCCCACCCGCTGCTGCCCATGGGGCTGCCCCCCGCATCTGTAGCCATGGCGATGTCGCAGATGAACCACCTCAACACCATCGCCAACATGGCTGCCGCAGCCCAGCAGATACACACTCACGTACACCGAGCACCAGTCATCAAGGTAGAGACCCCCCGAATGTCCTGGCAGGTGGACTTTTAGTTTATTTGCAGAGGAACTCCTCAGATTATTCACCAGCGGTGATTCGGAGGGACGTCAGATTTTAGGAGCCCCGCTGCATCACAGCTTATTTGTTCTTTCTGTCCAGGAAAGAGTGTGTGACagtccatccctctctccatctgtggACGAGGCCAACACACCCCTGCAGTCGCAGCCCAGCAGCTCAGCCTCCAGCTCACCAGAACGActgggtacacacacacacacacacacacacaccacggagaaaggcagcagcagtggtggtgTATGAAGTTATGGGTGGAtagggagggagaaaaggggaggggaAGATGGGAGGAGGTGGCAGGGAGGGTGGGATAGAGTGAAGATGGGATGAAAGGGCAAAAAGAGGGCAGGATGTgtgggatgaggagagggaggaagggaggagacgGAAGGAGAGGCAGGTGGTTTTAGGTGGGCACTTATAAAGTTTTAGGGGGCTAATTTGTGCACAGATGTTTTGCGAGAACACAAATACAGATGGTTTAAGACGACAAATTGATTTGAATgggacaaaacacacagatgtttGGTTAAACTGACCGTTTCGCTCCGACAGGGTCGGTGTCCGCTGATGCAGATGGGGCGCTGTCCAACCCTGCTGTCCCCATCAAGAAACCAGCTAAAGACAAaggttctcacacacacacaccttcccacCTGACAATGAACAAGCATCTCACACACTTATGGAAgcagccatcatccatcactcAGCTAACCCCAAACCTTTAACCCGCTTCACTCTGACACCGGACAAATAcgaccccacacacacaccccagaatCAGCCCagctggacacaaacacacacaggcacgggGATGTCCCGCCCCCTCCGACTATTGATCACCTGTCTTTGAGCTATCAatcagagcaggagggagggttAGATAGATGGAGCGAGGGAGCACGCCAGGCTAAGTGAAGGAGGTGCGGCTAAAAGGGGTGAAGAGGTCACCCTCTAAAAGCGTGTGGGGGGAAGAcgcctccctccaccccccctccattcTTGTAACACTTTCAGTTTCCAGCTAATCCTCCTCTGAACACCTCCTCACCCTCCCCTTCACTCTGGTTAGCTTGCTCCTACCGCGAGATGCTAACTTAACTTGTGTAAACGTCCCTCTGCTCTATATCGGCATCCAATCCTTAAATCGTGCACGTCAAGGCCCGATGGCATCAATCAGCCTTGAATATTCCTGGCATTTAGCTGTCGTGGTCGAGGTGACCAAACGTTCTGACTGGCCTTCATCCGTCGGGCGAGCGGATCCATTAACCCCAGACGGGTCCGAAATTGACCTTTGGCTGAATCAGCTTTTTATCTAAATGGTGCTAAATGGGCAGCGTGGGCGATAGCATCCTAAACTAGAAATATTAGATCCAGCCATTTTCGCATAGCTGCAGTACAAGTTATCAACTGGGGAAAGGAAGTAAATGACGCACATtcaagggtggggggggggtgaaaggtgaTGGAGGGAGATAGAAAGGAAAGGCAAGAGTAACAGGATGCACGGAGGAGAGGCAGATAGGGGGAGAGATGgcgtgtgtggtgagagagtgCATCTTAATCAGTGTTAATTTCACAGCAGAGTTAACTCAGTTGTCAGTGTTCGGCTTTAAGGCCTGATCAGACGCTGTGACGCACccaaaatcaacacacacacacacacacacacacgtgcagggTGGAGAATGTCTTTAATCCCTGCCAATTAGTGCCCCGCACGGTGGTGTGAATACTAACGAGCGCGGCGTTGTTTGTGGCGAGTGTGGTTACAGTAATTGATTCCTCCGTAGCCGCTCCGTTGCCTTTTATACCCCAGTAAACAACGTTTCGTGAACTTTGCGCCACGCTggcgcacgcacacgtgcgcgggGCCGAACGTGATCTAAAAGCCCGACTTTGTCGAGCCGTTTGTGCAGCGTTTTAAAGAGGTGAAAACTTGTGTTGATGACAGAGGAGTCTCCGCTGGGACAGGCCCTCCCCCCTGGGTTCCCCGCTCCCTTCCTGTTTGCAGACGGCCTCTCGTCAGTGGAGACCCTGCTCACCAACATACaggtcagacccccccccccccccccgcaaccATTAAGAGCTGACTGGGAGCAAACGCAAACTAACGGGGCGTCTGCTTCAGGGCCTGCTGAAGGTGGCGGTGGAGAACGCCCGCGTGCAGGACAAGCAGATCCAGGCGGAGAAGAGGGAGCTGAAGATGGAGCTGTATCGGGAGAGGGAGATGAGGGAGAGTCTGGAACGGCAGCTCACCTCCGAGCTCCAGAGCAGAGGTGCGAGCGTCCGCCGTGCACGCGCGCCTGTGCCACGGCGTGGAAGGAAATAACCCCGTTGTGTCTCCACAGCCTCCATCCAGAAGCGCctcaagaaagagaagaaggccaagaggaagctgcaggaggcccTGGAGTTTGAGTCAAAGAGGAGGGAACGGGTGGAAGACGCCCTCAAACActcgtcctcatcctccccctctcccgAGCCGCTGCacgccaacaacaacaacaacaacggtATGACGCACCATAAAGTGACGCTAGAAACACTTCCTTCACCCAAAGATAACACCGTCAGGGGAAAGTAGCCATGCTGAGCCATCGATTTAAGCATTTAATGACAATTTCCTGTTCCCGCATCATCAAAAACTGGCACCTAATAGCTCGTACtgcatgtttgtcttctttaCTCTCTGTTATTATAACCAGACTTTTAGCTCAGGTGAAGCTGTACTATTAATGCTTTCATCGCTGCATTAAAGCCCAATGCATTAAAATATGATTGTCCCTCTTTTATGCCACTTTAGATGTAGCCTTTTTGGGAGTTTGATAAATACAGTGCTGTTAATAGATACAATAGAAGCATGTTAGCTAATGCTATTAATGATGATCAAACATGAACATTGCTGCACGTCAACCAGGCAGCAATCTGGCAACttccagcagaaacacaaaaacctcAGGAGTTTTATGTGGAAAGGGCCCTGAAGGCACCACCAAATCCTTTACATAAACGATCACAGATGACAAAAGCTGAATTTCCCCAACAATATTTAACACAAACGCCGACCGGACCGGTCTGTCAAAGGTGTCCTTTGGTTGAGACTGTCCTGTCTTACAGACTCCGCTGTAGTCGAGGACAAACCCGAACttaatggaaaccagcaagacaaCGCCGCTGTACAAGGTAcaccagcaaaacacacacacacacacacacacacacactagcaggTATAAAAGTGCTCAAAAAGACGGAGGTGCTAACACACATGGTGGGCATGTGTGTGCTGGGGCCCAGGTTAGATCAGCGCAGACACTCAGCAGACCTGGAGACGCTCTGGCCTCCCTTTGATGTCGTGTGTTGGGAAATGTTTCATTGACTGGATCTGTGTTCCATCCCAGTGGGACGTGACTGGGCCCCCGTTAAAAAAGCATGTTTCAATAAAACTGAGCTTACGTTTAATAAAATACATTCACGTCCATACGAGACGGCACGGAGCACAAAACTCCGAGACCAGGGAATCCATTATGCCGATGATGGTCCTCACAAGTacaatacgtgtgtgtgtgtgtgtgtgtgtgtgttagtatGCACGTGTCATCGTGTTTCCACCAGCTGTGCTCAGTCCTCCCTGACATTGAAAACCTTCACTTCAAACTCTGCGTGTGTATAAATTAATATCTACAAGCACACGCTccctctgcgtgtgtgtattctctacctgagtgtgtgtgtgtgtgagggagtacgtgcacgcgtgtgtgtatttgatccacacactcactctggtAAGACACGGATCTCTAATtagctctctctcctctttagACCCCTTTTAGATCCCCTCTCTTCTGCAAGCCAAGcactccaaaacacacacacgcgcgcacacacacacacacacacacacacctgatttCATTAATGTTGATTGGTCCAGTTGGACCCCTTTGCTGCCTtgctcacacagacacattgACAAACACACTCATCCCTCCTGCCATAAAAGCATTTTGCACCTacagtggaacacacacacatctccacacacacacacctccccacacacacacctcccccgcCTCTCTCACCTTCCACTCTCTTAATTAACAAGtgaagagaaaactgctgaatACCAAAAAAGACATCGCATTACAAtcagaaagggagagaaagaaggaatatgaggagcaggggagagagagggagagatggagagatggaggtagagagagagaaagatggagggagagatggaggtagagagggagagatggagggagagagagaaagatggagggagagatggaggtagagagagaaagaaggagggagggagagaggttTCTCTTGATTGTTTAAAGACTAATTGGCTGTACACAATATTGGtgacagcaagaggaggaaTAGAGGACAACGATTAAACGTGCTGCTGCGTTGAGTCCTTTCAGAATTCCGTGATCGTTGTGGCAACAAAGATGGTCTCCTGTTAGATGTTCCCAGGAAATGTTGAAGGATTTAAGGGAACGGATGATAATTCTCtatgtgcgtgcacacacacacacacacagtcaggttCTCCATGGCGATGATAGCGGGATGGATGAGAGAAAGATGGATGCAAGGAGGGAAATAGGAGGACGGCGCAGGTGGGAGAAAAGAAGGGAAACGTATaaaggggaggagagcagggacACGAGGAGGAGCGCACCAATTTCCTGGTGGGAAAGTTGAAAAATGTAACCTTGTTCCGAGACCTGGTGACATTTCCCCACCCTGCTGATAGACTTTTACCGAGGCAGGTCACCGTCATTTTTTAACCAGGACAGGGAACGTGCACGGTGCGCGTGCACGGAGGGAGGTGTTATTTCATCCTGACAGATAGAGAACGAGTGTGCCGGGTCACAACAGGAAGCACGACCGACATCCTTGGGAGCATTCGTAAAGCTAAATGCTACGCTAACAGGCTAGGGGACGGTAAGACTTTGGGGTAATTATCAGCGCCGGGGCAATCGGAGGGGCAAATGAGTGGTGGGACAAACCCGCAGTCGAAAGGAAAGGACGGGAAGAGGACGGAGCAGAGCAAAAGGGTCccggataaaaataaaaatcagagaAACAGGACAGGAGGGGGATCGAGGAGGACGACGAATGTAGGATAGAGGGatgaaaggggaggagaggaggaggagggggggtcgtgCAGCGATAAAAATAGGGGAGGGCAGGAGatgagaaggaaggagggagggaaggaagagtgCAAGATGAAAGAAGTAAAGTTTTTTCTTCCCCTGACGTGAAGGCCTCTTTCATAAAGATGGACTGATGAGGGAAGAAAGGAGCAGAGGGCAGGAGAACGAGAAGACCGgggcagaagggggggggggctttatggTTGCTGTTATGCAGAAATGTAAACACTTTGCAGCGTTGGCAGAAAACAATGACACCGCGGGGAGAGGAAGGTGCGAGCGTTTCCCAtcctctgcgtgtgtgcgtcGGGCGAGTGTGCGGGGGCGGGCGCGGCAACGGCACCGCGGGGAGCGGAAGGGGAAGGACGGAGGTGAAATGAGAAGGAGGGCGCGCGGAGCCCGGCGAAATTGGAGGGATGAGATTTTGATCGGAAGCGGATGCTTCGTTAGGCGGGGAAACGCTTCTCACATCCTGCGTTAACGGCCCCGAGGACGCCGCGTGACGGAACCGCAGCCGCTAACTTCGCCGGCGCGATACGTTACGTCTCggtattttcctcttttccccccCAACTAAAAACTAAAGCTAAAAATGAGGATTCGACTGAAATgggagggagcagcaggaggtgaaagGGCGGTTCGGTATGGCTAACGTGgccatcgccatggcaacataACAAGGGTCCACACCTAGCCACAAAGCTAGCTTATAAGATTAGGAATTAAGACAAATGAAACATTATCTCTAAAACTCAGAAGCATTCCTCTTGAGTACCAACTTATGccgtttttttttgcttttcctaCCCAGAATCCCGAGCGTTTCTGAAGACCCCAATGATGTTCTGAACAGGACGCCATCACTTCACTCGTTCCCCTTCCACTCCTGCACAAGAGTCCACCAGCCCACCTCAAcgaaccctcccccccccccccctcccagcgtGGGATCCTCTTCTCTACGAGCTAACTTTGATATTTGGGGAAAACTAGGAGGAGCCACGCCCCCCTGATTTGGACCAATGGGGCGTCAGCAtttgttttctcccttttctttccatCACCGTTCGCTTATTTGTTTCTAAAACTGACAAAATAAAACCATCCCAGTcgtgatttgggggggggggggggggtgaaccgCAACAGGACCAGTGACAGACCTTAGTCTGACTAAAGCTGGTCCGGTGACGTCGTGACGGGCTCCCACAGGACTGGTCCGGAACGCCGGGAACGGAGGAAGACGGGACACGAAGAAGACATTTGACAAAGACAAGGAAAACAGCTCTGGATGCTATTTCTGTCtccattttttcctccataCAAGGACTGAAAAAAAGTGCATGGGAAAAGTGATGCTGTATCAAATGTACACCCCTGAGCGCTCactttctgtctcctcctcctcctcctcttttggaactcatccctctcttccctctctctctgctctcctctgaagAGGCCTTCCTCTCCACATGTTTAACGCAGCTTTTAATGTATTTTCTATCTATTAATTTGTGAAATCAAGTGACGCTGAACTTAAaacaaccctttttttttttattttacaacgGAGTGATTTTTAGACCTTCTGCCCTAAAAAGGGGACGTCGGAATTTTCTTCCCTCGAGCTTCAGAAATTCGCCTCAAAGACGAGCTGCAAATCATCCGACCGTGGACTGAAGAACCTCTCCTGGGGTCCCTCAACGGGACCTCCAACCCGACTTGTGTTGCAGTTTGTTTATGCCACCGCGTGTTTTGTTTATTACTAGTTGAACTCTGTACGGACGGgttcagggggcggggcttggggggcggggcttggggGATTTCCTGTAGATAGAAGCAACgttcagtgttttgttttattcttcctGATGATCTCAGTCTGTCACTGTTCTCTGGATTTGAGCTGACTGCAAATATACAGTATTATAATGATAGTGTCCTAtggtgtgtcacacacacacacacacacaccccctcagAATCCAGATTCAGCGTGCGTCTGAAAAGGTGTTTGCATCACGCGTGCTTGCTTATTCTCGGCTGGCTGCCGATTGGCTGCCGACCGGCGGGACACGgtcctgtgacctctgacctggtgATTCCTCCACGGCACCGGCAGCTTTTTACGACATCGACCCGTGGCGCTAAAGGGAAGGAGGGACTGGGGACGGCCTCTTTCACCGTATTTGGAATTCAGCGGGCAGCGTTTTTTTGCTCCCGTTCCCATCGTGTAAAATGATCATTGTGAGATTGTGGCGCGCTCACACGTGTGAGGAGTTAGCTTAAAAACTAGCCGACTTGTTGGTATTACAGATGGGCCGTTTGGTATTCTGTAATGTATTTTGTGAgcggatggacacacacacacacatgcccgcacacacacacacacacacaccacacacacacacagtccatgTTCCATTAAGACTGTATATTTACTCTGCATTATGGGGTTAATGAGGTGAAACCTTTCCGTCTCTCTCACCGTCTCCCTCACTAATGGAGCTCTACCACTCTCATTCCTCCTTCTCATACCATATTTAATTCCCTCTCTCATTCCCGATCATTCCTAATATCACTGTTTTGATCTCTGtcttccatctgtccatcccgtttcatctcctctgtttctctttccATCTCTCTCGCTTTACCAAATAGCTGATGTCACTTTTTCCATTTCCCCTTAATGGAGGCAGAAACACAGAGTGatggacggaggaggagaaacggtGAGCTATGAAGAAGGATGGAcggagagtggaggaggaaacaAGGTGGAATGAAAAGGTGACAGCGAGGAGGAAAGATGAAAGAAtcaaagagaggggaggaagggaggagagcatGATGGAGCGTGACGCCAGGGATGACGGGTAATGAGAAGGTAAAAAGTGAGAGGACGAAGCGCGACCCATCATGGAGGTATCCATTATTGATCACCAATCCGTCCGGAATCAGGCCTCGCAAACAACTCCTGCCTGGAGGAACTGGACAGGAACCGTGTGACCCGTCTCGGGTACCATCAGCTGGGTGTTAAGGCCTGGATGAGCTGCTGAAGGCCCCTGTTCTGGATCAGACCAGCCCAGAATTTCAGCCAGCAGGTTGCTCAtgtcctccatacttctgccaCCCCCCACCAGGTCGGTCCAGGGCAGAGAACAAGACGCCTTTGAGCCAATCTGGGCACCTTTTTGCCTTAATTCGACCTCAAATATTCAGTAAAAAAAGTATGTATTATGTATTACGGACAGTCCCAAGAACCCAGCGAAGGACATTCCTCAGTCCGGAATGAAGATTTCCCCATCATGGAACCATCCCGCTGAATAAAAAACAtccaataacaacaaatctGGGGTTTGTGAGAAAAGCTGAGGAACCAGACCTGCAAAACGGATCGAAAATCAAAGTTTGTAGTCAAGCGCATCCATCTGTAAAATCTACTCAGCGGTAATTTACCTAATTTGACCTGTTCTTGTTTTGAAAGTTGCAAATTACAGAGAAATATTTCAAACAGCgcctggaaagaggaaaatgtaaaaaaaggaaataaaaaagacaggaaagagaCAAAATGTAGGAGGGAAGATGGGAGAAAGACAAAGAGTGAAAATGTGCTGAAAGTAGAGAAATAATGAACACAAAATGGTTGAGTgaaatgatggagggatgaaaggaAGGAGCGTgaagagaacagagacattcccagacagcgcgcgcacacacacacacagacacacacacacacacacacacctcagtttGGAAGGAAACTCCCTTTCTAATTTTCCTCATAAAGACTAATGAAGACTAATGacagagcgagtgtgtgtgtgtgagtaattGTGGTTAATTCCTACATGGGCCTCAgatgacagatgtgtgtgtgtgtgtgtgtgtcgggggggggagcagatcCTGCCTGCACAAAGTAATGATGTACCTGTCTGTTTTCATGAGGAACCAGTGTCGACGCTCGAGAGAAACGAGGAAGAGTAGAAGGAGCCAAACTAGCAACTCCTCCTCAGGAAGCACGGGTCAGTTCAGCGTGACGGGCACGCCGATTTCTGACGCAGAGTGTGTGGATGAAGAGTGGTGACAGACGCCGCGGCTGCCTGCTAATAAATTCAAAGAAGAAGAACGTGACGCTGAGGAAagtcaagcagaaagtgtgtgtgtgtgtgtgtgtgtgtgtgtgttgtaaattAAATAAACCAGACTGGAATAAACGGTCAGACCAGCATATATTCATTACATCGCCACCATTTGTTCAACGGCCCACATAACCCTCCAGACCTTATCACACGTTGATCATTCCGCGACTATGATGCGCATTGCTGCCACCCACCGGCCTGTGCCGgtactgcacacaaacacagcatagccacaagagggcagcagagagaagcgTAGAAGAGATTATTAtggcctgattaaaaagatCGGTATCGGTGCAGATGTCTTCATTTTAGGTAGTTTGATACACCAGTgactttaagaaaaaaaaagcctacgCTCGTGCGAAACTTGAGCCCCTGAACTCCTGCAGGTCTCCACGATCACCAGAATCTTCACCaccaagaaaaataaaataagccGATGAAACAATAAACAGCAGCCTGATTAAGCTACTTTCATCCATCCTGCGTTGCCTTTtttcccatctctccctccagtTCCccctcaaaacacacaaatactgtGTAGACAAATCAGACGCACACCGACACCCACATTCCTGTCTTTTCCTCACAAaggcgcacacacgcacaagcacaACAAACACTTGTCATTGGTCATTTATTCTATGCCTTAACAACAGATTTGTTTTAGTTCTTCCTGTCATCCGCCTATTTGActtgatggatggagggtggtgACACAAAACACctgcccccaccaccccccccccccccccccaccacacacacacacacacacacacacacacacacaggtcctcGTGTGTTTATCGTTCCTAGCTTACAAGGATCAGATGTAAAAATAGCCACATGTGATCggatttttcctcctcttctgccgtGGTTGACTTTATGGCCTTCGCAGTAAACAAACTGTTTATCTCCATAGAGTGGAAACGGACAGgcggtctggggggggggcagaggaggacgaggaggatgtGACCCGCTGGCTGAAGGCCGGGAAGTGGGAATACTGCGCTCCGAAGCATTAAGTACACGCCTGTTTAACAAGCAAATCTGGGATTAGCTACCGACACATTAGCGCCCGGTGTGTAGCGTCAATGCTGCCCGAAAAGAGGTAATTATGGCAACACAATTACACGGAATAAAGATCTATTCCAGCAGGCTGTGGCCACCATCACAAACAGAGGAACGACTATTTCTGTCCGATTCAAGGGGGCGacaaagtgagtgtgtgtgtgtcccatatGGCGCCAtgggaacaaaacacacactcagacccACAACAAAACCAGACTATTAGCATTTATACCAAATTAGAtcctttagaaaaaaaacaacaaaggcttGGCAGGTGGAAGAGGGCGTAGGGATACAGAAGAAAGGAcgggaattaaaataaaaggggTGAAATAAATATGGAGGGAGAGCATGTGAGGtggaaatggatggatgaattaaAAGAGGCccgctgggagtgtgtgtgttgttttagcTGGGTGGCCTGGAATCTCTGCTGACCTCTACAAAGATAACAGCGGGTCATCGCTCAAACTTTCAAATCTGCTCTGCTCATTTTTGGGCCGCGGCGATCTGAAAaagcagatggaggcagagacggCGCGGCGACAGCGGCCCCGCCGTTTGTTGACCCCTCTG contains:
- the LOC130522137 gene encoding dachshund homolog 2-like isoform X1, giving the protein MSLPGSPPLLSAGTGVPTSAALYRSAPDALHTSAATTGTSSPAHTNSHSHAHSLSPSPRLTSGMLSAFLPGLGNGAAAPLVSGGGAALGPLSGLGSLSSAGLTPGSPGLVQSSSSPGLCSECKLVEVHGVKVASFSVDGQELICLPQVFDLFLKHLVGGLHTVYTKLKRLDITPVVCTVEQVRVLRGLGAIQPGVNRCKLISRKDFETLYQDCTSASSRPGRPPKRCSGAGIQESPRLLHPGLPGLLSPNLLSHTGLTAAAMAELQKLQKMKMMMSLQNGNESDNDDLHSNAGGSECSWDKDRLTSPPAGAHSGGPGGGAGAPAGGAAGGGGGAATAGGGGGGGGRGPAIGAVNQQQIQQQQQLLANRLELPFMMMPHPLLPMGLPPASVAMAMSQMNHLNTIANMAAAAQQIHTHVHRAPVIKERVCDSPSLSPSVDEANTPLQSQPSSSASSSPERLGSVSADADGALSNPAVPIKKPAKDKEESPLGQALPPGFPAPFLFADGLSSVETLLTNIQGLLKVAVENARVQDKQIQAEKRELKMELYREREMRESLERQLTSELQSRASIQKRLKKEKKAKRKLQEALEFESKRRERVEDALKHSSSSSPSPEPLHANNNNNNDSAVVEDKPELNGNQQDNAAVQESRAFLKTPMMF
- the LOC130522137 gene encoding dachshund homolog 2-like isoform X2, whose product is MSLPGSPPLLSAGTGVPTSAALYRSAPDALHTSAATTGTSSPAHTNSHSHAHSLSPSPRLTSGMLSAFLPGLGNGAAAPLVSGGGAALGPLSGLGSLSSAGLTPGSPGLVQSSSSPGLCSECKLVEVHGVKVASFSVDGQELICLPQVFDLFLKHLVGGLHTVYTKLKRLDITPVVCTVEQVRVLRGLGAIQPGVNRCKLISRKDFETLYQDCTSASSRPGRPPKRCSGAGIQESPRLLHPGLPGLLSPNLLSHTGLTAAAMAELQKLQKMKMMMSLQNGNESDNDDLHSNAGGSECSWDKDRLTSPPAGAHSGGPGGGAGAPAGGAAGGGGGAATAGGGGGGGGRGPAIGAVNQQQIQQQQQLLANRLELPFMMMPHPLLPMGLPPASVAMAMSQMNHLNTIANMAAAAQQIHTHVHRAPVIKERVCDSPSLSPSVDEANTPLQSQPSSSASSSPERLGSVSADADGALSNPAVPIKKPAKDKEESPLGQALPPGFPAPFLFADGLSSVETLLTNIQGLLKVAVENARVQDKQIQAEKRELKMELYREREMRESLERQLTSELQSRASIQKRLKKEKKAKRKLQEALEFESKRRERVEDALKHSSSSSPSPEPLHANNNDSAVVEDKPELNGNQQDNAAVQESRAFLKTPMMF
- the LOC130522137 gene encoding dachshund homolog 2-like isoform X3 encodes the protein MSLPGSPPLLSAGTGVPTSAALYRSAPDALHTSAATTGTSSPAHTNSHSHAHSLSPSPRLTSGMLSAFLPGLGNGAAAPLVSGGGAALGPLSGLGSLSSAGLTPGSPGLVQSSSSPGLCSECKLVEVHGVKVASFSVDGQELICLPQVFDLFLKHLVGGLHTVYTKLKRLDITPVVCTVEQVRVLRGLGAIQPGVNRCKLISRKDFETLYQDCTSASSRPGRPPKRCSGAGIQESPRLLHPGLPGLLSPNLLSHTGLTAAAMAELQKLQKMKMMMSLQNGNESDNDDLHSNAGGSECSWDKDRLTSPPAGAHSGGPGGGAGAPAGGAAGGGGGAATAGGGGGGGGRGPAIGAVNQQQIQQQQQLLANRLELPFMMMPHPLLPMGLPPASVAMAMSQMNHLNTIANMAAAAQQIHTHVHRAPVIKERVCDSPSLSPSVDEANTPLQSQPSSSASSSPERLDGALSNPAVPIKKPAKDKEESPLGQALPPGFPAPFLFADGLSSVETLLTNIQGLLKVAVENARVQDKQIQAEKRELKMELYREREMRESLERQLTSELQSRASIQKRLKKEKKAKRKLQEALEFESKRRERVEDALKHSSSSSPSPEPLHANNNNNNDSAVVEDKPELNGNQQDNAAVQESRAFLKTPMMF